In Natrinema sp. SYSU A 869, the following proteins share a genomic window:
- a CDS encoding ester cyclase, with translation MVDTNQQVIERLYEDVWNGKNPNTAEELVHAAYLIHERELAEELQGPELYKALASSTRELFSDLTFTIEDVVAADDEVALRWTMVGTHDGPLFGVEPTGEQVELTAIEINRFEDGQLIETWTQSDQLGLMEQVGALQPTD, from the coding sequence ATGGTCGACACCAACCAGCAGGTGATCGAGCGACTGTACGAGGACGTCTGGAACGGCAAGAATCCGAACACGGCCGAGGAACTGGTACACGCCGCGTACCTCATCCACGAACGGGAACTCGCCGAGGAGTTGCAAGGGCCCGAACTCTACAAAGCGCTCGCGTCGTCGACGCGTGAACTGTTCTCTGATCTGACGTTCACCATTGAAGACGTAGTCGCCGCGGATGATGAGGTCGCGCTTCGGTGGACGATGGTGGGAACGCACGATGGGCCGCTGTTCGGGGTCGAACCCACTGGAGAGCAGGTCGAACTGACTGCAATCGAGATCAATCGATTCGAGGACGGGCAACTAATCGAGACCTGGACGCAAAGCGACCAGTTGGGTCTCATGGAACAGGTCGGTGCACTCCAGCCGACCGACTGA
- a CDS encoding ParA family protein produces the protein MAATNNPQAVSVVILKGGVGKSTTSMNLARQLAERGPTLFADLDPNGHATNGLGFKDAYQSDVNLGDVILEGTATPHDLIQHTEYGFDLLPSSNTLEDVEKDLAGAMQGSARVKSKIIEPLLGNEYEYIVFDCPAYPGMLNNNALVATGNVIVPIEPGSSAIGGYKRTMERLIEPAREYIDVDVLAVVPNKLSDRIDQQTEDRELLENLNTASYEVNPGQPLQEAVPDFARITADEFEQIDNGEIATPKPGIRHRSALSRSLQHNQPLQDYDPESDQIPYYEELAGIVSNGGIDR, from the coding sequence ATGGCCGCTACGAACAATCCACAAGCAGTCAGTGTTGTCATTCTCAAAGGTGGCGTCGGTAAGTCAACGACTTCGATGAACCTCGCTCGACAGCTCGCTGAGCGCGGCCCCACGTTATTCGCGGATCTTGATCCGAACGGCCACGCAACAAACGGTCTCGGATTTAAAGATGCCTATCAGAGCGATGTGAACCTCGGTGACGTAATTCTTGAGGGGACGGCCACACCGCATGACTTGATTCAACACACCGAGTACGGATTCGACCTGCTCCCATCATCGAACACGCTCGAGGATGTAGAGAAAGACCTTGCCGGGGCGATGCAAGGTTCAGCCCGGGTCAAATCGAAAATCATTGAGCCACTACTTGGCAACGAATACGAGTACATTGTATTCGACTGTCCGGCCTATCCAGGGATGTTGAACAACAACGCCCTCGTTGCGACGGGGAATGTCATAGTCCCAATTGAACCGGGCTCGAGTGCGATTGGCGGTTACAAGCGGACGATGGAACGACTCATCGAACCAGCACGGGAGTACATCGATGTGGACGTACTCGCAGTTGTGCCGAACAAACTCTCGGATCGAATTGATCAACAGACCGAGGACCGCGAACTCCTCGAGAATTTGAACACAGCTAGCTACGAGGTCAATCCTGGACAGCCACTGCAAGAGGCGGTTCCTGACTTTGCCCGGATTACGGCCGACGAGTTCGAACAGATCGATAACGGTGAGATTGCGACACCGAAGCCAGGTATCCGCCACCGATCTGCGCTCTCTCGCTCACTCCAGCACAACCAACCACTGCAGGATTACGATCCAGAGAGTGATCAGATTCCTTACTACGAGGAGCTTGCAGGTATCGTTTCGAACGGAGGAATCGATCGATGA
- a CDS encoding methyltransferase domain-containing protein, whose product MKFDARERVYGQEEYYWGTKPNNMAEKTVDVASKLKTDITAIDIGAGEGRDAVFFAEQGWNVYAMDISPNGLTKAERLAIQRDVTLQTIEADANDANFPEAVDVVYSAGTIQYIQPENRKRQFNYFKEKTTSDGVHAMFAFVDHPDVPTAPDWTESEYFYAQGELREYYQDWSVLELEEVIFDDGSSGEPHQHAAEVLFARKSN is encoded by the coding sequence ATGAAATTCGATGCCCGAGAACGGGTCTACGGTCAAGAAGAATACTATTGGGGTACCAAACCAAACAATATGGCCGAGAAAACAGTAGATGTTGCATCGAAATTAAAAACTGACATAACGGCGATTGACATTGGTGCCGGTGAAGGTCGGGACGCTGTGTTTTTCGCCGAACAAGGATGGAATGTCTATGCAATGGATATTTCTCCGAACGGCTTGACGAAGGCTGAACGCCTTGCTATTCAGCGTGATGTGACGCTTCAGACTATCGAAGCTGACGCAAATGACGCCAACTTCCCGGAAGCGGTTGACGTAGTTTACTCTGCTGGCACGATTCAATATATTCAACCTGAGAACCGGAAGCGTCAATTCAATTATTTCAAGGAGAAGACGACTTCCGATGGGGTTCACGCTATGTTTGCTTTTGTCGACCATCCTGATGTTCCCACCGCACCAGACTGGACAGAAAGCGAGTATTTCTACGCACAAGGTGAATTAAGGGAATACTATCAGGACTGGAGTGTCCTCGAACTAGAAGAGGTAATCTTTGATGATGGGTCATCCGGTGAACCCCATCAACACGCCGCTGAAGTATTATTCGCCCGAAAATCAAATTAA
- a CDS encoding DUF3995 domain-containing protein encodes MSFYWALGGTAGLDSASPAARDLIRTGGSGAVAVIWITGVLKLVGGVLALALVQPWGEKLPRWLLLIPGFGGAILLVVHGSDFLIRGLLWWSGLLDVPETVDSVVITGYTFLWGPWWVLGGLLFGVAAWDYRRRT; translated from the coding sequence ATGAGCTTCTACTGGGCGCTCGGGGGAACTGCAGGTCTTGATTCGGCTTCACCCGCAGCACGAGATCTCATAAGAACTGGCGGCTCAGGAGCTGTTGCAGTCATATGGATCACAGGAGTGTTGAAGCTCGTCGGCGGTGTGCTCGCGCTCGCACTTGTTCAGCCATGGGGAGAGAAGCTCCCCCGCTGGCTCCTACTGATTCCCGGCTTTGGTGGTGCCATCCTTCTCGTGGTACACGGAAGCGATTTCCTGATTCGCGGGTTGCTCTGGTGGAGCGGACTTCTCGACGTCCCTGAGACTGTCGATTCTGTAGTAATTACTGGATACACCTTCCTGTGGGGACCATGGTGGGTGCTGGGAGGGCTCCTGTTCGGTGTGGCTGCATGGGACTATAGACGGCGCACGTGA
- a CDS encoding helix-turn-helix domain-containing protein: MPDAVQKQLQDERECDGLLDCMFGLNELDRGVFRLLEERSKPLTVDQIAKFIDRERTTAYRSVRRLQDAGVAVQEQESCPKGGYHHVYRVSDPDEIADELQRMLNQWYADTGQLIQEFRDTYGEDSSPEIDQ; the protein is encoded by the coding sequence ATGCCAGACGCCGTACAGAAGCAACTCCAAGACGAACGGGAGTGTGATGGTCTTCTTGACTGTATGTTCGGACTGAATGAGCTCGACAGAGGTGTATTTAGACTGTTAGAAGAACGTTCTAAGCCGCTTACCGTGGATCAAATTGCGAAGTTCATTGACCGGGAGCGGACGACTGCGTACCGTTCAGTCAGACGGCTCCAAGATGCTGGAGTTGCTGTGCAAGAACAGGAAAGCTGTCCTAAGGGTGGCTATCACCACGTGTATCGAGTCTCCGACCCGGACGAGATAGCGGATGAACTCCAACGAATGCTCAACCAGTGGTACGCTGATACTGGACAACTCATTCAGGAGTTCCGTGATACGTATGGCGAGGATTCTTCTCCTGAAATAGATCAATAG
- a CDS encoding metalloregulator ArsR/SmtB family transcription factor, which produces MVEQQSEDLNLDAIFKALGHPTRREILEQLADGPESVSELAEPHDVSLAAVSKHLRVLEDADLLDVEEDGRVRRCHLDAAPLSDVFGWLTRYRVLWEDRFDALADHLENDDR; this is translated from the coding sequence ATGGTTGAACAACAGTCAGAAGATCTGAATCTCGACGCGATCTTCAAGGCACTAGGCCACCCGACCCGTCGAGAAATCCTCGAACAGCTCGCCGACGGGCCGGAGAGCGTCAGCGAGCTGGCCGAACCTCACGACGTTTCGCTGGCGGCGGTCTCGAAGCACCTGCGCGTGCTGGAGGACGCGGACCTGCTCGATGTCGAAGAGGACGGTCGAGTCCGCCGCTGCCACCTCGACGCCGCACCGCTGAGCGACGTGTTCGGGTGGCTGACCCGCTACCGCGTGCTCTGGGAGGACCGCTTCGACGCGTTGGCCGACCATCTGGAGAATGACGACCGATGA
- a CDS encoding MarR family transcriptional regulator, giving the protein MYIHVQRNSAVDLSATKNCHCLAARKRARETTRRYDEKLRPHGLQSTQFSVLAALALKGPTPLGELADTLGLERTTLTRSANRLEDEGWVTDAEAEDARKRCLQLTADGHTKVEEAYPAWKQVQDEIDRQETRLETE; this is encoded by the coding sequence GTGTATATACACGTACAACGAAATTCCGCTGTGGACCTCTCCGCCACCAAGAACTGCCACTGTCTCGCCGCACGCAAACGCGCCCGGGAGACAACGCGGCGGTACGACGAGAAACTTCGGCCCCATGGGCTGCAGTCGACGCAATTCTCCGTGCTCGCCGCACTCGCGCTGAAAGGCCCGACGCCGCTCGGAGAGCTGGCCGACACCCTGGGTCTCGAGCGCACGACGCTCACGCGGAGCGCAAATCGCCTCGAAGACGAGGGCTGGGTCACCGACGCCGAAGCCGAGGACGCGCGGAAGCGCTGTCTGCAACTAACCGCGGATGGCCACACGAAGGTTGAGGAAGCCTACCCTGCCTGGAAGCAAGTCCAGGACGAGATAGACCGACAAGAGACCCGCCTGGAGACGGAGTGA
- a CDS encoding aminotransferase class I/II-fold pyridoxal phosphate-dependent enzyme, translating into MELPPFELERWLDEYEPDADLMLAESAVRSLPADRFDLDVGELGYVIPTDGTPEFRAAIAERYDRDTEEVVLTCGTQEADFLTFMTLLSEGDHSVVISPTYQSLSSVPNAVGDVSEVRTEPPEWNLSVTAVAEEMRPETQLVVLTNPSNPTGKYLGPETMQALYDLVEENNAYLLVDEVYRMLADEPHAPAAALGPRAISTAGVSKSYGLEGARLGWVVADTEIADAVRKWKDYTTISPPIVGHHVAQQALGEREAEILEANRTHAKANRERVAEFVERYNLDWFEPTGVNGFPTIPDGFESGKEFCRSLFEAESVVLAPGDVFGYPDRFRIGFGLHTEELEDGLDRIGRHIENHR; encoded by the coding sequence ATGGAACTTCCTCCCTTCGAACTTGAACGGTGGCTCGATGAATACGAGCCAGACGCTGATTTGATGCTCGCTGAAAGCGCTGTTCGAAGTCTTCCAGCAGACCGTTTCGATCTCGATGTGGGTGAACTCGGATATGTCATTCCCACTGACGGTACCCCGGAATTTAGAGCCGCTATCGCCGAGCGTTACGACCGTGACACTGAGGAAGTCGTTCTCACCTGCGGAACACAGGAAGCCGACTTCCTCACATTCATGACCCTCCTTAGCGAGGGAGACCATAGCGTAGTCATCTCACCGACCTATCAGTCGCTCTCGAGTGTTCCCAACGCCGTTGGTGACGTGAGCGAAGTTCGAACCGAGCCGCCGGAGTGGAACCTCTCGGTTACTGCCGTCGCCGAGGAGATGCGTCCTGAGACGCAACTGGTTGTCCTCACGAATCCGAGTAACCCGACGGGGAAGTACCTCGGGCCGGAGACGATGCAGGCACTGTACGATCTCGTCGAGGAGAACAATGCGTACCTTCTCGTTGACGAAGTGTATCGAATGTTGGCCGACGAGCCTCACGCGCCCGCCGCCGCGCTCGGCCCGCGCGCGATCTCAACCGCCGGTGTCTCGAAGTCATACGGTCTTGAAGGGGCGCGTCTCGGGTGGGTCGTTGCAGACACGGAGATCGCGGACGCAGTGCGGAAGTGGAAAGATTACACGACAATCTCACCCCCGATCGTTGGCCACCACGTCGCTCAGCAGGCGCTCGGTGAGCGAGAGGCCGAGATTCTTGAGGCGAACCGCACCCACGCGAAAGCGAACCGGGAACGCGTCGCCGAGTTCGTCGAACGTTACAATCTCGACTGGTTCGAGCCGACGGGCGTAAACGGCTTCCCGACGATCCCGGACGGGTTCGAGAGCGGGAAGGAGTTCTGCCGGTCGCTGTTCGAGGCCGAGAGTGTCGTCCTCGCACCCGGTGACGTCTTCGGGTATCCCGACCGGTTCCGAATCGGGTTCGGTCTTCACACCGAGGAACTTGAGGATGGCCTCGACCGAATCGGTCGTCACATTGAAAACCACCGCTGA
- a CDS encoding class I SAM-dependent methyltransferase — protein sequence MDKRLEDLGDRFSQIAHHYDDKHGSEEKPIYNTCASLVIDHADPCPDDVVLDLGTGTGLIALALAGDAGHVVGRDISDRMIEQTRSKATDSGIKNVEFDYGEFRDPKYDGEVDIIVSNFALHHLPDEEKREAIEVIADLGPRRFVLGDAMFFGSPDPEEPLFDHGVDAATVGLLVDILTDTGFVVTAVERVHDQVGVLVAERVSDDAEMDDLSAESTIEK from the coding sequence ATGGACAAGCGCCTTGAGGACCTCGGCGATCGCTTCTCACAGATAGCTCATCACTACGACGACAAACACGGCAGTGAAGAGAAGCCAATCTACAACACGTGCGCTTCACTTGTCATTGACCACGCAGACCCTTGCCCCGACGACGTAGTCCTCGACCTCGGAACGGGGACGGGTCTGATTGCGCTTGCGTTGGCCGGGGATGCCGGCCACGTCGTTGGTCGAGACATCAGTGACAGAATGATAGAGCAGACGCGGTCGAAGGCCACCGACAGCGGTATCAAGAACGTCGAGTTTGACTATGGCGAGTTCCGCGACCCGAAATATGACGGCGAAGTGGACATTATCGTCTCGAACTTCGCCCTGCACCATCTCCCTGATGAGGAAAAACGCGAGGCTATCGAGGTCATCGCCGATCTCGGCCCGCGTCGGTTCGTCCTCGGTGACGCGATGTTCTTCGGCTCGCCCGACCCTGAAGAACCGTTATTCGACCACGGGGTTGATGCGGCAACAGTCGGGTTGCTCGTGGACATACTCACCGACACTGGATTCGTGGTCACGGCAGTCGAGCGCGTGCATGACCAAGTGGGTGTTCTTGTCGCCGAACGAGTCAGTGACGACGCGGAAATGGATGATCTCTCCGCAGAGTCTACTATCGAGAAATAG
- a CDS encoding ribonuclease HI family protein, whose amino-acid sequence MTDDTLPAEHLSPLATLVDEVLAGVGYEVAAATDAIDDAVSGYGGLFDPATTPAELRRALESLLESGLTRPPIPEPTSDTFVLYVDGSSQGNPGPAGAGAVIMDAAEDQLARLGRPVGSRTGNNTAEYVALQLGLSELLTRYEPRRLEVRIDSMTVIRDVWGGDDPTESGVETYSEAITAALSSIPDHQYTHLADSDPNPADALATVGADIAAFGPG is encoded by the coding sequence GTGACCGACGACACCCTCCCGGCCGAACACCTCTCGCCGCTCGCCACGCTCGTCGACGAGGTACTCGCGGGCGTCGGCTACGAGGTGGCGGCCGCCACCGACGCCATCGACGACGCTGTCTCCGGCTACGGCGGTCTATTCGACCCCGCGACCACTCCGGCCGAGTTGCGTCGCGCGCTCGAAAGCCTGCTGGAGTCAGGACTCACTCGGCCACCCATCCCCGAGCCGACAAGCGACACATTCGTCCTCTACGTCGACGGCAGTTCACAGGGCAACCCCGGCCCCGCAGGTGCGGGTGCTGTCATCATGGACGCTGCGGAGGACCAACTCGCCCGTCTCGGCCGACCCGTCGGCTCCCGGACGGGGAACAACACCGCCGAGTACGTCGCCCTCCAGCTTGGGCTCTCCGAACTGTTGACTCGCTACGAGCCACGCAGGCTGGAAGTGCGCATCGATTCGATGACGGTCATCCGAGACGTCTGGGGTGGCGATGACCCGACGGAATCGGGCGTCGAGACATACAGCGAGGCCATCACGGCGGCACTGTCGAGCATCCCGGACCACCAGTACACGCATCTGGCCGACAGCGACCCGAACCCCGCCGACGCACTGGCGACAGTAGGGGCCGATATCGCGGCCTTTGGACCTGGATAG
- a CDS encoding IS5 family transposase: protein MTQISRFIGEVVPVAQSVTGDGDESAAPEGGGGFADYALVSLHCLRIYLDTSYRMTIDLLKEMPQITGEIGLRAADLPSPSTLCKVFDRISMRVCRVLLRQSAQLHDPSEHAAIDATFYERDRASRHYCQRTNYRVQTLKVTKLVDTATQAVLDLHCSTTLEGSDADLAEQIARRNAGDLRSLAADKGYDKQQLRERLRELDIRPLIKHRIFAPYDHAHNARIDEDRYAQRSMTETVNSAVKRSLGYAVRARTWYREFREIALMCVVYNIKQAVKQ from the coding sequence ATGACGCAAATCTCCCGCTTCATTGGGGAAGTTGTTCCGGTCGCTCAAAGCGTTACTGGTGATGGAGACGAATCCGCCGCCCCGGAAGGAGGCGGCGGATTCGCCGACTATGCACTTGTTTCCCTCCATTGTCTGCGGATTTACCTCGATACGTCCTACCGGATGACGATTGACTTGCTCAAGGAAATGCCACAAATAACCGGGGAGATCGGCCTCAGAGCGGCCGATCTCCCCTCGCCATCCACGTTATGTAAGGTATTCGACCGGATCAGTATGCGCGTCTGTCGAGTGTTGCTGCGCCAGTCGGCGCAGCTACACGATCCATCTGAACACGCTGCTATCGACGCGACATTCTACGAACGAGATCGAGCGAGCCGTCACTACTGCCAACGAACGAATTACCGCGTTCAAACGCTCAAAGTCACAAAACTCGTCGATACAGCAACGCAAGCCGTTCTTGATCTCCACTGTTCGACGACGTTAGAAGGAAGCGACGCAGACCTCGCCGAGCAGATCGCCCGCCGGAACGCGGGCGATCTGCGGTCACTTGCTGCTGACAAAGGCTATGACAAGCAACAACTCCGAGAACGACTGCGTGAACTCGACATTCGCCCACTGATCAAACACCGGATCTTCGCTCCGTACGATCACGCACATAACGCCCGTATTGACGAAGATCGGTACGCTCAGCGGTCAATGACCGAAACTGTCAACTCAGCCGTTAAGCGCTCGCTCGGCTACGCCGTGCGAGCGCGTACCTGGTATCGAGAGTTCCGTGAAATCGCCTTAATGTGTGTCGTCTATAACATCAAGCAGGCCGTCAAACAGTGA
- a CDS encoding dihydrofolate reductase family protein, with protein sequence MRNLVVSEFLTLDGVMQAPGDSDEDTEGGFEHGGWQVPYFDDVGSAVAEGFAAVDALVLGRKTYEIFASYWPTASEDEPFTEQMNSVDKYVASRTLDAADWQNSTVLEGDVADAVAELKQEPGGDLVVFGSGDLVQTLMANDLVDEYQLMVHPLVLGTGKRLFTDESESTGLKLVEMETTDSGVVVLTYRPAETDSEVDE encoded by the coding sequence ATGAGGAACCTCGTCGTAAGCGAGTTCCTGACGCTCGACGGCGTGATGCAGGCCCCGGGCGACTCCGACGAGGACACCGAAGGCGGGTTCGAGCATGGCGGCTGGCAGGTGCCGTACTTCGACGACGTGGGCTCGGCTGTCGCCGAAGGGTTCGCCGCCGTGGACGCGCTCGTGCTCGGCCGGAAGACGTACGAGATCTTCGCGTCGTACTGGCCGACCGCGAGCGAAGATGAACCCTTCACCGAGCAGATGAACAGCGTCGACAAGTACGTGGCCTCCCGGACGTTGGACGCGGCCGACTGGCAGAACTCGACGGTCCTCGAGGGAGACGTGGCCGACGCGGTCGCCGAATTGAAACAGGAGCCTGGCGGTGACCTCGTAGTTTTCGGCAGCGGGGACCTAGTCCAGACGCTCATGGCCAACGACCTCGTCGACGAATACCAACTCATGGTCCACCCGCTGGTCCTCGGCACCGGCAAACGGCTCTTCACGGACGAGAGCGAGTCAACCGGTCTGAAACTCGTAGAGATGGAGACGACCGACTCGGGCGTCGTCGTCCTCACCTATCGACCGGCAGAAACTGACTCGGAGGTCGACGAATAG
- a CDS encoding NAD(P)/FAD-dependent oxidoreductase: protein MEYDVLIIGGGPAGLSAALQLGRSLRSVLVCDNGEPRNGPAAEAHGYLTRDGIPPEELRRLGREEVSKYGGEFRNSQVTDVSRANDGFTSTLDSGESVTSRKVVLATGVGDDLPDTDGFEELWGSGVYHCPYCHGYEVRDEPLGVIVTNQHMVDYAKLIYNLSDDLVVFTDGQDVFDEATQSLFIERGVRIEDEPISALNGSGDDGLESVSLADGRNVARHALFYPPPMEQHSELPEQLGLEVNQAGLIDATRSQHGIGFTSVEGVFIAGDASSGSPPSIPSAVADGYAVGATVNMELSKEDFEGGGNNGQAP, encoded by the coding sequence TTGGAGTACGACGTTCTTATCATCGGCGGTGGGCCTGCGGGACTGAGTGCAGCCCTCCAGTTAGGGCGCTCGCTCCGCAGCGTCTTGGTCTGCGACAACGGCGAACCCCGTAATGGTCCAGCAGCTGAAGCCCATGGGTATCTGACGAGGGACGGCATCCCGCCGGAGGAACTCCGTCGTCTTGGTCGAGAGGAAGTCTCGAAATACGGAGGTGAGTTCCGAAATTCACAGGTAACGGATGTCAGTAGAGCCAACGATGGATTCACCAGTACTTTGGATTCTGGCGAGAGCGTCACGAGTCGAAAGGTCGTACTAGCGACTGGTGTCGGGGACGACCTTCCTGATACCGATGGCTTCGAGGAGTTGTGGGGGAGTGGCGTATATCACTGCCCCTACTGTCACGGCTACGAAGTTCGTGATGAACCCCTCGGCGTTATCGTCACGAACCAACACATGGTCGACTACGCGAAACTCATATACAATCTGAGTGATGATCTCGTCGTATTCACCGATGGGCAGGATGTCTTCGACGAGGCGACACAGTCGTTGTTCATTGAGCGAGGTGTCCGAATCGAAGACGAACCGATCAGCGCACTCAATGGCTCTGGCGACGATGGGCTCGAAAGCGTCTCCCTTGCGGACGGCCGCAACGTAGCCCGCCATGCTCTTTTTTACCCCCCACCGATGGAACAACACAGCGAACTCCCGGAACAACTCGGTCTCGAAGTGAATCAGGCCGGACTCATCGACGCAACACGGTCCCAGCATGGAATCGGGTTCACGTCGGTCGAGGGTGTTTTCATTGCAGGTGACGCCTCTAGCGGATCTCCTCCTTCCATACCGTCTGCTGTCGCCGATGGATACGCAGTCGGCGCGACCGTGAATATGGAACTGTCCAAGGAAGACTTCGAAGGAGGTGGCAATAATGGACAAGCGCCTTGA
- a CDS encoding SRPBCC family protein: MTDNTTDETDIETTDTTLSLHRTFDAPRERVWRAFTDPDELEQWFVPKGMTAEVHALELEPGGAMAINWTDGENRIDNEGTYVEVVENERLVSAEETEAGELRVSYEFRDVEGGTEVVVTQEFPGQVPDGAAEGWAGMLESLAELLQDSGVDSTQPDERSMTVSRVIEASPERIYEAFLDPDELAQWLPPTGFSAEVHKLEPEEGGTFRATFTAETEEFADYGSTFGGTYLELVPGERIVYTESFETNEPSMVGEMTVTVAFEEVSDGTEVTVRQEGIPEAIPPSDANEGWNNSLENLADVVEEA; encoded by the coding sequence ATGACAGACAACACGACCGACGAGACCGATATTGAAACGACGGACACGACCCTCTCCCTCCACCGGACGTTCGATGCGCCGCGCGAACGCGTATGGCGGGCGTTCACCGACCCCGACGAACTGGAACAGTGGTTCGTGCCCAAGGGCATGACAGCGGAGGTTCACGCCCTCGAACTCGAGCCAGGCGGCGCGATGGCCATCAATTGGACTGACGGGGAGAATCGTATCGACAACGAGGGAACCTACGTCGAGGTAGTTGAGAACGAACGCCTCGTTTCGGCTGAAGAGACTGAAGCCGGGGAGCTTCGGGTCAGCTATGAGTTCCGAGACGTCGAGGGTGGCACGGAAGTCGTCGTCACCCAGGAATTCCCGGGGCAGGTACCCGACGGTGCCGCCGAAGGCTGGGCGGGCATGCTCGAGTCGCTGGCGGAACTACTCCAGGATTCCGGCGTAGATTCAACCCAGCCCGATGAGCGCAGCATGACCGTGAGCCGAGTCATCGAGGCGTCGCCCGAACGCATCTACGAGGCGTTCCTCGATCCCGACGAACTCGCCCAGTGGTTGCCACCGACCGGCTTCTCGGCCGAGGTTCACAAACTCGAACCCGAGGAAGGCGGGACGTTCCGAGCCACGTTTACCGCCGAGACGGAGGAGTTCGCCGACTACGGCTCGACCTTCGGCGGCACCTACTTGGAGCTGGTTCCCGGTGAACGCATCGTCTACACCGAATCGTTCGAAACCAACGAGCCGAGCATGGTAGGTGAGATGACCGTGACGGTCGCCTTCGAGGAGGTCTCCGACGGGACCGAGGTCACCGTCCGACAGGAGGGCATCCCGGAGGCCATTCCCCCGAGCGACGCCAACGAAGGCTGGAACAACTCCCTCGAAAACCTCGCGGACGTCGTCGAGGAGGCGTAA
- a CDS encoding helix-turn-helix domain-containing protein: MPRATLKTKSNNGLVALSEAYPDAVFEVLGAWPDGDELRLLVKTDALSVDSLIETVGVISTVTGFEIRHGGSDRVLFEVTTTTPEPHGAMADSGIVPSFPLHLEDGWLVGDLVASQDQLSAFRNELDSAGIEYLITQVSAMPAESPLLTDRQREVVNVALEHGYYDSPRDCTLTMLAEHLEVNKSAVSRVLHRAEGKIINAYGSADDDS; this comes from the coding sequence ATGCCCCGGGCAACGCTGAAAACCAAGTCGAACAATGGGCTCGTCGCGCTATCCGAAGCCTATCCCGACGCGGTGTTCGAGGTTCTCGGAGCATGGCCCGATGGGGATGAGCTTCGCCTGCTCGTCAAGACGGACGCGCTCAGCGTTGACTCGCTCATCGAGACGGTTGGCGTGATTTCCACCGTTACCGGTTTCGAGATCCGTCACGGGGGTTCTGACCGGGTTCTCTTCGAGGTTACCACGACGACACCCGAACCACACGGTGCAATGGCGGACTCAGGTATCGTCCCGTCGTTTCCGTTGCACCTCGAAGACGGGTGGCTCGTCGGTGACCTCGTCGCGTCGCAAGACCAGCTCTCGGCGTTTCGCAACGAACTGGATTCGGCCGGAATCGAGTACCTGATCACGCAGGTCTCCGCGATGCCTGCGGAATCTCCCCTGCTTACCGACCGTCAGCGAGAGGTCGTCAACGTCGCCCTGGAGCACGGATACTACGATTCACCCCGTGACTGTACGCTTACGATGCTCGCTGAGCATCTCGAGGTGAACAAATCCGCCGTGAGTCGCGTGCTCCATCGGGCCGAGGGGAAGATCATCAATGCGTATGGGTCAGCGGACGACGATTCATAA